AAAAAGCCTAGGCTACATTAAGAAGGTGATCTCTGTATTGAACAGGGGTCATCTTCTTTAAATTCCATTGATATCTGTATTTATTGTAATAAATCATATATTGCTTAATTT
This is a stretch of genomic DNA from Bacillus sp. SM2101. It encodes these proteins:
- a CDS encoding IS3 family transposase — protein: IKQYMIYYNKYRYQWNLKKMTPVQYRDHLLNVA